Proteins from one Triticum aestivum cultivar Chinese Spring chromosome 7A, IWGSC CS RefSeq v2.1, whole genome shotgun sequence genomic window:
- the LOC123149620 gene encoding chaperone protein dnaJ 11, chloroplastic: protein MAAAFASTTAVLGSARPGRVAVARRCVVARASATMAAPAALAAGRTHYDVLGVSAGASRSEIKAAYRRLAREVHPDVAGCGGDEGFIRLHAAYVTLADPDERARYDRDVTSRAAGMTMRQASATTGPAFRRRTWETDQCW, encoded by the coding sequence ATGGCTGCTGCGTTTGCATCGACGACGGCCGTGTTGGGGTCGGCTCGCCCGGGACGGGTGGCCGTCGCTCGGCGGTGCGTGGTTGCACGGGCGTCCGCGACGATGGCGGCaccggcggcgctggcggcgggaaGGACACACTACGATGTGCTCGGCGTGAGCGCGGGGGCGAGCAGGAGCGAGATCAAGGCCGCTTACCGGCGCCTGGCGAGGGAGGTGCACCCGGACGTCGCCGGCTGCGGCGGAGACGAGGGGTTCATCCGGCTGCACGCAGCCTACGTCACGCTGGCCGATCCCGACGAGCGCGCGCGGTACGACCGGGACGTGACCAGCCGCGCCGCGGGGATGACGATGCGGCAGGCGTCGGCGACGACCGGACCGGCGTTCCGGCGGCGGACGTGGGAGACGGACCAGTGCTGGTAA